The window GTCATTGATGGCCGTGCAGCAGAATTCCACATCTTCCACCAGGTCCGGCAGGCGCTTGTGCAGGTCGGCGCTGTGGCTGATCTCGATGGTCAGCACTTCCTTGGGTTTGAGCTTGAAGCGGCACATGCCTTCATCGTCGCGCAGGTAGGACAGGCAATCGACCCAGGCATCCATGTTGCGGCCATAGAAATCGGGGAAGCCGAAGGCTTGCGCGCTTTCGGTATGGAAGCTGTCCCAGTCGGTGATGCGGTCGCCCGCCAGTTGTACGGTGGCCATGGATCAGGTTTCCTTCCTCAGTTCTCTTTCTTTTCTTGCACGTGCGCCGGCGTTTTGGGATCGGTGACGAAGCCCAGCTTGCTCAGCCCCGCCCCCTGCGCGGCCGACATCACTTCGGCAATGGTCTGGTAGCGGGTGGACTTGTCGGCGCGCAGTTGCAGTTCCGGTTGCGGTTGCTTGCCCGCCGCGGCAGTCAGGCGCGCATCGAGTTCTTCGCTGGAGACCGGCTGGTCGTTCCAGTACAGCTTGCCGGCCGCGTCGATGCCCAGAGTGATGGTCTCCGGCTTTTCCGGCGCGGGGGCGGACTGCGCAGTGGGCAGGTCCAGCTTGAGCGCGTGGGTGAACATGGGCGCGGTGATGATGAAGATCACCAGCAGCACCAGCATCACGTCCACCATGGGGGTGACGTTGATGTCGGCCATCGGGGCCGAGTTCTGGTTGTCGTTGAATCCTCCGAAACTCATGATGTGCTCCCCGGGCGCATTAGCGGCGCACGCCGCCGACGCGCTCGCCGGTGGTCAGATACGCATGCAGGTCATGGGCGAAGCCGTCCA is drawn from Herbaspirillum seropedicae and contains these coding sequences:
- a CDS encoding ExbD/TolR family protein; the encoded protein is MSFGGFNDNQNSAPMADINVTPMVDVMLVLLVIFIITAPMFTHALKLDLPTAQSAPAPEKPETITLGIDAAGKLYWNDQPVSSEELDARLTAAAGKQPQPELQLRADKSTRYQTIAEVMSAAQGAGLSKLGFVTDPKTPAHVQEKKEN
- a CDS encoding barstar family protein, whose product is MATVQLAGDRITDWDSFHTESAQAFGFPDFYGRNMDAWVDCLSYLRDDEGMCRFKLKPKEVLTIEISHSADLHKRLPDLVEDVEFCCTAINDRCEDYGEPPVIELVWK